tgagctttgtgggcactatagtATTGAATGCtgggctgtagtcaatgaacagcattctcacataggtgttccttttgtccaggtgggaaagggtagtgtggagtgcgattgcatctgtggatctgttggggcggtatgcgaattggagtgggactagggtatctgggaggatgctgttgatgtgagccatgaccagcctttcaaagcacttcatggctactgacatgagtgctacggggcggtaatcatttaggcatgttaccttcgcttccttgggcacagggactatggtggtctgcttgaaacatgtaggtattacagactctgttgacaatgtcagtgaagacacttgccagttggtctgcgcatactttgagtacacatcctgtaATCCAATTGGCcccacggctttgtgaatgttgaccggtttaaaagtcttgctcacattggctaccaagagcattatcacacagtcatccagaacagctggtgctctcgtgcatgcttcagttttGCTTGGctcaaagtgagcataaaaggcatttagctagtctggtaggctagcgtcactgggcagctcgcaactggctttccctttgtagtccgtaatagttttcaagccctgccacatccgacgagcgtccgagccggtgtagtaggattcaatcttaatcctgtattgatgctttgcttgtttgatggatCATCTGAggtcatagcaggatttcttataggcgtccggattagtgtcccgctccttgaaagcggcagctctagcgtttagctcgatgcggatgttgcctgtaatccatggcttctggttgggatatgtacgtatggtcacagtggggatgatgtcgtcgatgcacttattgatgaagccgatgactgaggtgatgtactccttaatgccattggatgaatcccggaacatattccagtctgtgctagcaaaacagtcctgtagcgtagcattcgCGTCATCCGACCACTTCAGTATTgtgcgagtcactggtacttcctgctttagttttggttgtaagcaggaatcaggatgacataattatggtcagatttgcccatCTCTGccggggagagctttgtatgcatctctgtgtgtgtgtggagtaaaggtggtctaaagttgttgtttttttctctggttgcatgtgacatgctggtcaAATTTTTGTAAAacttaagtttgcctgcattaaagtccctggccactaggagcgccgcttctgggtgagtattttcttttttgcttatggccttatagagttggttgagtgcgatCTTAGTGCAAGCATTGGTCTGtgatggtaaatagacggctacgtataatatagatagtgtggtctacagcttatcataaggtactctacctcaggcgagcaatacctcgagacttatttagtattagacattgcgcaccagctgttattgacaaaaagacacacacacccatccctcgtcttaccagacgtaacTTGAAAACCactccagctctatattatccgtgtcgtcgttcagccacgactagGTGTAACATAAGATattatagtttttaatgtcccgttggtaggataattgtAATTGTggtcatccattttattttccaacagttgcatgttagcaagtagaattgaTGGCATTGGGAGTTTACTAGCTCGCCTACAGATTCTCAAAAGGCAGCCTGATCTGTGTCCTCTTTTCCTTCATCTTTTCTTCACACATGACGGGTCTccgggcctgttccagtgaaagcagtatatctttctcctctgactcgttaaaggaaaaagcttcttccagttcgtggtgagtaatcccagttctgatgtccagaagttattttcggccataagagacggtagcagcaacaatATGTAGAAAATAAGTTAAATACGTTACAAACAACGTTAAAAAACGAATAAAATAGCACTTGGTTATGGCCATGTAAAACAgtcagccatcctcttcggcgCCATCTTACTCTTGACACCCATTCCAAATGGGAACTACAAATGTGGCTCATGCGCACAGTGCAAAAGCACTTTAAAAACATCCTTCTTCAGACACTCACATACAGGTAGATTTTCCCTTAGTCTTGTATGTGATGATCAATCTCATTACCTGTTCATGTGAGAAAGCCTACGTAGGACAAACGAAAGACAATTTCAAAAATGCATAGTTGAACACCGCAGCTCAGTCAGGTGTAAGAACGTTGACTAtccagtagcagctcactttgttgaagctaaccatcctatctcctccctcatacacaggcattgagcatgttgctctaccaaggagaggaggtaaccaaatcaaatttacatcagctgatatctcaaagtgctgtagagaaacccagcctaaaaccccaaacagcaagcaatgcaggtgtagaagcacggtggctaggaaaaactccctagaaaggccaaaacctaggaagaaacctagaggggaaccaggctatgaggggtggccagtcctcttctggctgtgccgggtggagattataacagaacatggccaagatgttcataaatgaccagcatggtcaaataataataatcacagtagttgtcgagggtgcaacaagacaggagaagtactccagatataacaggctgaccctagccccccgacacacaaactactgcagcataaatactggaggctgagacagaaggggtcaggagacactgtggctccatccgatgattcccccggacagggccaaacaggcaggatataaccccacccactttgccaaagcacagcccccacaccactagagggatatcttcaaccaccaacttaccatcctgagacaaggccgagtatagcccacaaagatctccgccacggcacaacccaagggggtgcgccaacccagacagcaagatcacgtcagtgactcaacccactcaagtgacgcgcccctcccagggacggcatggaagagcaccagtaagccagtgactcagcccctgtaatagggttagaggcagagaatcccagtggagagaggggaaccggccaagcagagacagcaagggcagtttgttgctccagagcctttccattcaccttcacactcctgggccagactacactcagtcatatgacctactgaagagatgagtcttcagtaaagacttaaaggttgagaccgagtctgcgtctctgacatgggtaggcagaccattccatacaaatggtgttctataggagaaagccttgcctccagctgtttgcttagatatTCTAGGgataattaggaggcctgcgtcttgtgaccgtagcatacgtgaaGCCGTatttaactgaagtttatttagtgctttatccgggtagccggaaagtagagcattgcagtagtctaacctagaagtaacaaaagcatggatacatttttctgcatcatttttggacaaagtttctgatttttgcaatgttacgtagatggaaaaaagctgtccttgaaacagtcttgatatgttcgtcaaaagagagatcagggtccagagtaacgccgaggtccttcacagttttatttgagacgactatacaaccatcaagattaattttcaggttcaacagaagatctttgtttcttgggacctagaacagcATCTCTGTTGACATTGAGATCCTGCTACTACAAAGGGAGGCTTACTGAATATCTTGtctaaaaacattgacccctaTTGGTAGAATATTCACTGATCTCAGGCCACAATTATCTCTTTGAATAGGTCTTATAAATGGTTATATTCTTTCTACAGTTTATCAGCATACTCCCAAAAATGTTCCCCCAGTTGATGATGCTTATGGTTGAACCAAAAGATCACAATtgttaaatataaaatatgaaaCTTTGTCTTTCCTTGTCTCACCGCGCACCAGCGacccctgtggcgggctgggcacagtgtgcgctaaccaaggttgccaggtgcacggtgtttcctccgacacattggctggcttcagggttggatgtgcgctgtgttaagaagcagtgcggcttggttgggttgtgtatcggaggacgcatgcctttcaaccttcgtctctcctgagcctgtacgggagttgtagcgatgagacaagggagaaaaaaatgaacaaatctatgttgatgctaatattattattattattagtttttttttacccatttttctccctaatttcgtggtatccaattgttttttttagtagctactatcttgttacatctcgctacaactcccgtacgggctcgggagagacgaaggttgaaaggcATGACAAACTGttttttaacagtttcactcAATTAATTCTAATTCCCTTAATAAtcatgacacacccctcactattgtcaCTATTTGTCTACACAATCTGGTTCAagcattcatgacattaccctgaaggcacagtgatgcgGAAACATTGGTGATTTACCTAATACATTACAGGGAgtttatatatagtgtgtgcaactctatttattttttatagctTGGagctatacatttttttttacacctgcaaaatatgtgtacgccaccaataaaattggatttaatctgcagttcaaacaaaaacaaagtggCCACCCCGCcattgttttggtaaaaagctgagggatggtaGTTCATGACCATCCATGaaatcaaaattatagtttcaaCCATCTTTTGAGGATATGCTGTTTGTTTCCAATTGCATTGTTtacagagtaaaaaaaaaaggtgtATATTTTGGATTTTGGTGGGGATCGACAGTTGAACCAAGCCCGAGGTAtttgtgttatattcttcaagaatcaatgggtatgtaTCTCCCAtttaaaagttgtaaaaaattgTGCcaattgcagattgcccctttaagtgcACTGATGCTGCAGGAGGGCTATGCTCTCTAACATTGTGCAATAACTGCAATGCAAAGTCACTGTACCTGCTGACAGGTATATTTTATatgatatattttatttatatatattattatttacacTTTTCTCTGTTATGCTACGTGTATTCCTCAGAATCTGTGGCTCTCTTAGAGTGGTGGTCTGGCACTGAAGTCACGCTCTACACAGACCCAGAGAACTACCAACTCTACGGTAAAGAGAATGCCATCGTCGTCCTCAACCACAACTTTGAAATAGACTTTCTGTGTGGCTGGACCTTCTGTGAACGATTCGGGGTCCTTGGGGTAAGAGAACAGGGCGCTTTCTCGATTAATCGATCTCAGATTCCTTGCATTCTCTCTCCTTGGACCTTCTCATCCAATACTGTTGAGAAGGTGAGGAAGGTGGGAAGCAAGGAATTGCTTGAGAAAAGACCCAGATTTTCTGAAGTTCTTTGATGCCCTCTGTACTCAAACACATGAACAATCTTTCACTTTCCAGGCCTCCAAATGTTTAGCCAAGAAAGAGTTGTCGTACCTGCCTGTGATTGGCTGGATGTGGTACTTcctggagatggtgtttattaaGAGGAAGTGGGAGGAAGATAAGAGCAACTTTGTCCAGAGTCTTCAGAACCTACGGGATTACCCTGAGAACTTCTGGGTGAgccatcaatcaaccaaccaactaGTAAAGTAattaatcaatcagtcaatcagtaaTGACACTTAATAGTCCAAAGTTGATTAAGACATGTATAGTTCATGAGAGGATGTGGTCTTTTTAAATTCCTTATTCCAGCTTTCTTCACAACTAACATGAGTATGTAGTTTGGTTGTTCTAAAAGATTGCATTGATTGACACAATCAATAGTATGTCACGAGTCTAGGACGGATAATAATGTGAGAATATAATGATACTCACCTTGTAAACATGAGCATGCAGGTTCATTGGTAAATCTAAACACAGTTTTGATGCTACAGTGAATCTCTAATTATGTGCCAGTTCTTGCTCCACTGTGAGGGAACACGCTTCACAGAGGAGAAGCATCGGGTCAGTATGGAGGTGGCAGAGAAGAAAAGCCTGCCCAAACTCAAACACCACCTCCTGCCCAGGACCAAGGGTTTCTGGGTAGCCGTCCAGAACCTCAGGGGGACAGGTGCGGAACCCTGTAGAGCTCCAGAATGACCAAACGCTACACGTCAAATTCATGAGCAGAGTTGGGGAGTGACtaattacatgtaatctgattacattaaaaactgtaatcaaTTAGGGTTCcaacaaaaatattgtaatcagatacttaaaaaaaaaactggattacttcttggattactaTTAAAATCCACAAGGATGTTCGTGAAAAGATTAATTGAcaactttctgttttctcaatgatattcaattcagcatttaaaaaaggtgcaagtttaagtttgttccacctgggTGAGTCTGACCCCAATAGTGCCCCAAAGAgcccactatgatgacacaccaaatttGTTTGgtggatcctttttgtcttctttgaatggaaagtaatccaaaagtaactgaaagtaatcagattgtTACTGATtgcaattttggacaggtaacggATTAAATTTAGAAAGTAACACTACAGCGGAGTATTAGGGCCAAGTgaagagaaaaaataaataagtgaTGGGTGGTGGTACTGCTTTGCACAGATAGTGCTTTAAAAACTTGAAAAACTTTCACAATAACGTTTAAATACATTTTCGGGAATATTCAAAATACAATTTTGTTAATATTTTAATTAGAAAGTAGCAATATTTTGAGAATAAGGGGCAATATTTAGAGAATAAAGTCACAGTTGTATATGGTTATTAATTGCATGCCTTCCTGGCTCCCTGTTGCTGTGCGCACCACTGTTGAAATGCCTGAGATGACTGGTGAAACTACACTTTAAAATTGGCTTTAGTAACAAGGAAATCCTTGCTCTTTTAGAACATAATAACCACATTATTATAAGTATTAGAACCTGGAAGAGGTTGTGCCATGGTGGCGTGCACAGCAACAGGGAGCAAAGCAGACATGCAGTTAACCAAATCCCCTACTTTAATCTACTACTATGATCCCCTACTATAATCCCCTACTataatatacagtcgtggccaaaagttttgagaatgacacaaatattaattttcacaaagtctgctgcctcagtttgtatgatggcaatttgcatatactccagaatgttatgaagagtgatcagattaattgcaaagtccctctttgccatgcaaatgaactgaatcccccaaaaacatttccactgcatttcagccctgccacaaaaagaccagctgacatgtcagtgattttctcgttaacacaggtgtgagtgttgatgagtacaaggctggagatcactctgtcatgctgattgagttcggataacagactggaagcttcaaaaggagggtggtgcttggaatcattgttcttcctctgtcaaccatggttacccccaaggaaacacgtgccgtcattattgctttgcacaaaaagggcttcacaggcaaggatattgctgccagtaggcttcagggcgcccaagaaagtctagCAAGCTCCAGGACCGTGTCCTCAAGTTGATTcaactgcgggatcggggcatcaccagtacagagcttgctcaggaatggcagcaggcaggtgtgagtgcatctgcacacacagtgaggcaaagaattttggaggatggcctggtgccaagaagggcagcaaagaagccacttctctccaggaaaaacctCAGGagcagactgatattctgcaaaaggtacagggattggactgctgaggactggggtaaagtcattttctctgattaatcccctttccgattgtttggggcattcggaaaaaagcttgtccggagaagacaaggtgagcactaccatcagtcctgtgtcatgccaacagtaaagcatcctgagaccattcatgtgtggggttgctgctcagccaagggagtgggctcactcacaattttgcctaagaacacagccatgaatacagaatggtaccaacacatcctccgaaagcaacttctcccaaccatccaggaacatttTGGCGACGAACAATGCCTTCTCCAGCATGATGTAACACATTGCCATAAgtcaaaagtgataactaagtggctcggggaaacaaaacatcgatattttgggtccatggccaggaaactccccagatcttaatcccagcatgccagggcggaatgcagaggtcttgaaaaagaagggtcaacactgcaaatattgactctttgcatcaacttcatgtaattgtcaaaagcctttgacacttatgaaatgcttgtaattatacttaaGTATTCCATTGTAACATCGGACAaacatctaaagacactgaagcagcaaactttggaaattaatatttgtgtcactctcaaaacttttggctacGACTGTACTACTATAATCTACTACTATAATCTTGAAATATAACTGCAATATTattaactttatttaaaaaaattggaTTTATTCTTTAAATATTGCCAATTTATTCTCAAATGATCGCTGCTTTATTCTCGAAATATTGCTACTTAAGTACTATCCGTGCAATTACCACCACAAGCAAAAAAATTATCTTCACTTGGCCCTAatatgggggcggcaggtagtctactggttaagagagttggaccagtaaccgaaaggttgctggtttgaatcccagagccagAAAGGTGTGAACATCTGATGTtatgcccttgaacaaggcagttaacctgcaGCCACAACTGACCCCCGGGTGCCGATAATGTGGAcattgattatggcagccccccgcacctctctgattcagagacacatttcggttgaatgcattcagttgtgcaactgactaggttaaTACTCTTCCGTACAACCCTGCTCATGAGTGAATATCTAAGTATTATTTGTTTAtatttgtttatatatttttaaatatattctcTGTTACCCCTTTAGTTGCTGCTGTGTACTGTTGTACATTAAATTTCAGAAACAACGAAACGCCAACCTTGTGGGGGGTTCTCAATGGGGAAAAGTATCATCCAGATTTATATGTAAGGTATGGATAATATGAATTCCTTTTAAACCTGCAATTTCTATCGCAAGTTGGGCAAGTGCTATGAGTGGGACCTGGAAGGGCCAATGGTTAGAGGCATAACTCACTGATCTCAAAGCTCACATTGTCTTATTGGACTGTTTGTTTTTACTGGACCATAAAGTTATTTTGAATTGGACAGCTAAAATAAATGTTTCCTTCTACATTTCTGTCTCAAGGAGAATCCCACTGGAGTCCATACCAGAGGATGAGGCTGAGTGTTCTGCCTGGCTTCATAAACTCTACCAGGAGAAGGTGGTGTTCTTATTGGGGAGAGGGATTACAATTCACTAACTATTGGTACAAGGTGCAGTTTGCATCTATTTGCTCATAAGGGATACAACACAAAGTACAAAGTTAAACTCTCTTAATTTATACTTTATCTTCATGTCAGTACCTACTCTTCACCCTTAAATTATAACTTTGTTCTGTCGCCAATGTTTAATTCAAACATTACACCAAGCACTTTCTCCGACCCGTATGTACATTAACTGATGAAAAATGGCCCTTTGGCCCCTGTTAGAttcattttgatttgatatatttgaTTATTATAGTGTCATGCGTCTTTAACGATGCCCAGCCCAAATGGATAAGATTAGATGGTGCTTTGTCTGTTAGTCACAGATGTGTACTACGTACAGACATTCCCACTCCTGTTGAGCAGTTAGCAGGTGGAACTGTTTCCAATACTACAGTACATTGTACAGGGAATTGTCACCTTTTACACAGGCAACCCAATTACGGGCAAAATATCTGACTTGTCAAAAGATTGGGCTGACTTTGTAAACGCAGCTATAGTCATATTCACAGTACTCATGCTTTGAACAGGTTGCCACTGCAGTTGTCTGCATTGAATGATTGTGGTCATTCTATAAGAAGTTCCTATTAAACAAGACTATTGGAACTAAGACAGTTTGTCCTGGTTCTAGTGTGAGTAGGTAGTCAACCTTTATGGATAGTGGTGACAGGCCTACATGTCTCCTTTTGGATCAGTAGTCGTTCCTTTGTAGACCTCAGACTTCTATTCAtctaggaaggagggagagagagatgaagtggaATGAAAAGGGTTGCTTTATTTTTGAGCAGCCTGCTCTTGAGGACAGCAAGCACCAAGGACAAAGCTGAAACTCTCACTTACAATATCTTAATGTCAGTACCTACTCTTCACCCTTACATTGTTGTTCTGTCCCCAATGTTTAATTCAAACATTGCACCAAACACTTAATCACTTGCACAATCTGACCCGTTTGTACAGTAACTGACGTAAAATTGCCCTGGTTAGATGAAATTAGATTAGATAGTACTTCATAATACTTAATTGCACTGTTAGAGATCCACTACAAAAATACATGATATATATACAAGATCAG
This region of Oncorhynchus tshawytscha isolate Ot180627B linkage group LG25, Otsh_v2.0, whole genome shotgun sequence genomic DNA includes:
- the agpat4 gene encoding 1-acyl-sn-glycerol-3-phosphate acyltransferase delta, which codes for MGLVQWLKGQFLCHLVICYGFFVSGLLINLLQICTLPLWPINKQLARRINCKLGYSLTSQSVALLEWWSGTEVTLYTDPENYQLYGKENAIVVLNHNFEIDFLCGWTFCERFGVLGASKCLAKKELSYLPVIGWMWYFLEMVFIKRKWEEDKSNFVQSLQNLRDYPENFWFLLHCEGTRFTEEKHRVSMEVAEKKSLPKLKHHLLPRTKGFWVAVQNLRGTVAAVYCCTLNFRNNETPTLWGVLNGEKYHPDLYVRRIPLESIPEDEAECSAWLHKLYQEKDKFQEDYSQTGCFPGPKVTPPCRPWALINWLGWTCLLLYPLCLLLVQLVNSGSILTIMATVAFCAAVSFGVRWMIGQTEIKRSSSYGVPLNNK